The Klebsiella sp. RHBSTW-00484 genome includes a window with the following:
- a CDS encoding inovirus Gp2 family protein: MYEYITSHGKLNQYHLKKIEQTIDKALSEHPRVLAVRIDLHTPALKPLNDMPDEANFARTDSSVISRFTDSLKAKISHYLNKREKEGKRVRKTSLRVVWAREFAPDSHKKHYHVLLLLNGDTFNTLGAYDSKKGTLLRLIRESWMSAVSFIYPPDKELVHTPSNPCYYLNAKDGKKSESYGSLIYRTSYFAKKKSKCFTDGERNFGCSFK, translated from the coding sequence ATGTACGAATATATCACCTCTCACGGAAAATTGAATCAATACCATTTAAAGAAAATAGAACAAACTATTGATAAAGCATTGAGTGAACACCCAAGAGTATTGGCTGTAAGAATAGATTTACATACTCCTGCTCTCAAGCCATTAAATGACATGCCTGATGAGGCTAATTTCGCAAGGACAGATTCATCAGTAATATCCCGCTTTACGGATTCTCTGAAAGCAAAAATTTCACATTATCTTAACAAGCGGGAGAAAGAGGGAAAGCGAGTTCGTAAGACATCATTACGCGTTGTCTGGGCCAGAGAGTTTGCACCTGATTCACATAAAAAACATTATCACGTATTACTTTTACTCAACGGGGACACTTTCAATACACTGGGAGCGTACGATAGTAAAAAAGGTACACTCCTCCGCCTTATACGTGAGTCATGGATGAGTGCTGTCAGTTTCATTTATCCCCCCGATAAAGAGTTAGTCCACACACCCAGCAATCCTTGTTATTACCTGAATGCAAAGGATGGCAAGAAAAGTGAGTCATATGGCTCACTGATTTACCGGACAAGTTACTTTGCAAAAAAGAAAAGCAAATGCTTTACAGATGGTGAACGTAATTTTGGATGTAGCTTTAAATAA
- a CDS encoding DUF3987 domain-containing protein: MSVGVVKDKKATYPVEYFPQIMRNAIESVVRDVQAPPELVGTAILGIASLALQGLKKIRYPDGRVRPLSLYLTVIADSGERKTAVYNVVGQPVFAFEKACRKKHEMLIVDYNAELQSWKVQEQSILKSI, from the coding sequence ATGAGTGTTGGAGTTGTAAAAGACAAAAAGGCTACTTACCCAGTAGAATACTTCCCTCAAATAATGCGGAATGCAATTGAATCTGTAGTAAGGGATGTTCAGGCTCCTCCGGAACTTGTGGGTACCGCTATATTGGGTATTGCATCACTTGCGTTGCAGGGGTTAAAAAAAATTCGTTATCCTGACGGGCGAGTCAGGCCCCTCTCCTTATATCTTACCGTGATTGCAGACTCAGGAGAGCGGAAAACTGCTGTATATAACGTGGTAGGTCAACCTGTCTTTGCATTTGAGAAAGCCTGCCGAAAGAAACATGAAATGCTAATAGTTGATTACAATGCAGAACTTCAATCATGGAAGGTACAGGAACAATCCATATTGAAGAGTATCTGA
- a CDS encoding IS3-like element ISSen4 family transposase (programmed frameshift), translating into MKKRFSDEQIISILREAEAGVPARELCRKHAISDATFYTWRKKYGGMEVPEVKRLKSLEEENTRLKKLLAEAMLDKEALQVALGRKLLTTDQKREAVMLMCDATGLSQRRACRLTGLSLSTCRYEAHRPAADAHLSGRITELALERRRFGYRRIWQLLRREGLHVNHKRVYRLYHLSGLGVKRRRRRKGLATERLPLLRPAAPNLTWSMDFVMDALSTGRRIKCLTCVDDFTKECLTVTVAFGISGVQVTRILDSIALFRGYPATIRTDQGPEFTCRALDQWAFEHGVELRLIQPGKPTQNGFIESFNGRFRDECLNEHWFSDIVHARKIINDWRQDYNECRPHSTLNYQTPSEFAAGWRKGHSENEDSDVTN; encoded by the exons ATGAAGAAGCGTTTTTCCGACGAACAGATCATCAGTATTCTCCGCGAAGCCGAAGCTGGGGTACCCGCCCGTGAACTCTGCCGCAAGCATGCCATTTCCGATGCCACGTTTTACACCTGGCGTAAGAAGTATGGCGGTATGGAGGTGCCTGAAGTTAAGCGCCTGAAGTCGCTTGAGGAAGAGAACACCAGACTCAAGAAGCTGCTTGCCGAAGCCATGCTGGATAAAGAGGCGCTTCAGGTGGCTCTTGGGCGAAAGT TACTGACGACAGACCAGAAGCGGGAAGCCGTGATGTTGATGTGTGATGCGACCGGTCTGTCGCAACGTCGTGCCTGCAGGCTTACAGGTTTATCCCTGTCGACCTGCCGCTATGAGGCTCACCGTCCGGCTGCTGATGCGCATTTATCAGGGCGCATCACTGAGCTGGCACTGGAGCGCAGGCGTTTTGGCTACCGTCGTATTTGGCAGTTGCTGCGCCGTGAAGGGCTTCATGTTAATCATAAGCGCGTGTACCGGCTTTATCACCTCAGTGGCCTGGGCGTAAAACGCAGAAGACGTCGTAAAGGGCTGGCAACAGAACGTCTGCCGCTGCTCCGTCCGGCGGCGCCCAATCTGACCTGGTCGATGGATTTCGTCATGGACGCACTTTCCACCGGTCGCAGGATCAAGTGTCTTACCTGCGTCGATGATTTCACAAAGGAATGCCTGACGGTCACTGTTGCCTTTGGGATTTCAGGCGTTCAGGTCACGCGTATTCTGGACAGCATTGCACTGTTTCGAGGCTATCCGGCGACGATAAGAACTGACCAGGGGCCGGAGTTCACTTGCCGTGCACTGGATCAATGGGCCTTTGAGCATGGTGTTGAGTTGCGCTTAATCCAGCCGGGCAAGCCAACGCAGAACGGATTTATTGAGAGCTTTAACGGACGATTTCGCGATGAATGTTTGAATGAGCACTGGTTCAGCGATATCGTTCATGCCAGGAAAATTATTAATGACTGGCGGCAGGATTATAACGAATGCCGCCCGCACTCCACGCTGAATTATCAGACACCGTCTGAATTTGCAGCGGGCTGGAGAAAGGGTCATTCTGAGAATGAAGATTCCGACGTTACTAACTGA
- a CDS encoding DUF3987 domain-containing protein produces MGAGHIRKKTEKGVSIESENERLKLHYRIKPKSPVLPKMIYNDTTPEALQSGLYNNIPSASLMSDEAGVFFKGRAKSNLGFLNQLWDGSSFDVERKTGSFTVDDCMFTILLMIQTDEFEKYVKKQGDYAVGSGFFSRFMITGVTSMQGRRDTKTVQNAGGDSLRLFHEKIEEALSSFEEMCNSGTVTHDYYTLSEQAQTALSEYQKKAEDAIIQHKDKSPLFEGMFSKFSENLIRVAALFEYFDGDNSGVISSKNVVNASKIVIFYYSYLLTSGGLRSETVDQNADLLYAWLVSRKDNYYSYTTHINKMEIRRKGPYKLRNKIKLNAALEFLEQEGKVGIQKLRNNNGTMGETIVINR; encoded by the coding sequence GTGGGGGCAGGTCATATCCGCAAGAAAACGGAGAAAGGTGTCAGCATTGAAAGTGAAAATGAGCGGCTGAAGCTCCATTACAGAATAAAACCGAAAAGTCCTGTTCTGCCTAAGATGATTTACAACGATACTACCCCTGAGGCTTTACAGTCGGGATTATACAACAATATACCTTCTGCGAGCCTGATGTCAGATGAAGCAGGGGTATTCTTTAAGGGAAGAGCTAAGAGTAATTTAGGTTTTTTAAACCAGTTATGGGATGGCTCTTCATTCGATGTAGAACGCAAAACAGGCAGTTTCACTGTAGATGATTGCATGTTCACCATCTTACTAATGATCCAGACAGATGAATTCGAAAAATATGTTAAAAAACAAGGGGATTATGCAGTGGGTTCCGGTTTTTTCTCTCGATTCATGATTACCGGAGTCACCTCTATGCAAGGGCGCAGGGACACGAAGACAGTACAAAATGCAGGAGGAGATAGCCTGAGATTATTTCATGAAAAAATCGAAGAGGCGCTATCCAGTTTTGAAGAAATGTGTAACAGTGGTACTGTTACACATGATTACTATACACTCTCAGAACAAGCTCAGACTGCTTTATCCGAGTACCAGAAAAAGGCTGAAGACGCTATAATTCAACACAAAGACAAATCCCCTCTTTTTGAAGGCATGTTTTCTAAATTCTCAGAAAACCTTATAAGAGTGGCTGCCTTATTTGAATATTTCGACGGTGACAATTCAGGAGTTATTTCCTCAAAGAATGTTGTAAACGCCTCAAAGATTGTGATTTTTTATTATTCTTACTTACTAACTTCGGGTGGTTTACGTAGTGAAACAGTGGATCAGAATGCTGATTTACTCTATGCCTGGCTGGTCTCTCGCAAAGATAACTACTATAGTTATACCACCCATATAAACAAAATGGAAATAAGAAGAAAAGGACCTTATAAATTGAGAAATAAAATCAAACTCAACGCCGCTTTAGAATTCCTTGAACAAGAAGGAAAAGTGGGTATTCAGAAATTGAGAAACAACAATGGAACTATGGGCGAAACAATCGTTATCAATCGATAA
- a CDS encoding helix-turn-helix transcriptional regulator, which translates to MSTQDMKILRLPEVVEKAGIKRSTIYDWLNPKSPRYDPTFPIQRRLGTKSVGWLESELDDWLNNRPISI; encoded by the coding sequence ATGTCTACACAAGATATGAAGATTTTAAGGTTACCTGAAGTAGTCGAGAAAGCCGGGATCAAAAGATCCACCATATACGACTGGCTGAATCCAAAATCACCGCGATATGATCCAACTTTTCCAATCCAGCGTCGGCTGGGCACTAAATCAGTGGGCTGGCTGGAGTCAGAACTGGACGACTGGCTAAATAATCGCCCGATATCAATCTGA
- a CDS encoding helix-turn-helix transcriptional regulator, producing the protein MSDTDLTKDRLVNMTFITAYTGLTDKWFYKLIKDGEFPKPIKLGSSSRWTESEVKSWLKQRMEKSRGN; encoded by the coding sequence ATGTCAGATACAGACCTCACAAAAGATCGCCTCGTTAATATGACCTTTATTACTGCTTACACTGGATTAACAGACAAATGGTTTTATAAACTCATCAAGGACGGTGAATTCCCGAAGCCGATTAAATTGGGCAGCAGCTCTCGCTGGACTGAAAGCGAAGTAAAGTCGTGGTTAAAACAGCGTATGGAAAAATCAAGAGGAAACTAA
- a CDS encoding IS630 family transposase, which yields MPIIAPIPRAERRLMQKTIHKTRDKNHARRLTALLMLHRGDRVSDVARTLCCARSSVGRWINWFTLSGVEGLKSLPAGRSRRWPFEHICTLLRELIKHTPGDFGYQRSRWSTELMAIKIREITGCCLHASTVRRWLPAAGLVWRRTAPTLHIRDPHKDEKMAAIHKALDECSAEHPVFYEDEVDIHLNPKIGADWQRRGHQKRVATPGQNEKYYLAGALHSSSGRVSYVGGSSKSSVLFIALLKHLKATYRRAKTITLIVDNYIIHKSRETLRWLKCNPKFRVIYQPVYSPWVNHIERLWQALHETITRNHQCRSMWKLLKKVRHFMETVSPFPGGKHGLVKV from the coding sequence ATGCCGATCATAGCACCCATCCCCCGCGCTGAACGACGCCTGATGCAGAAAACTATCCATAAAACGCGTGACAAAAATCATGCGCGCAGACTCACTGCTCTGCTGATGTTGCACCGGGGCGATCGTGTCAGTGACGTAGCCAGAACACTCTGTTGTGCCCGTTCATCCGTCGGCCGCTGGATTAACTGGTTCACGCTGTCGGGAGTTGAAGGCCTGAAATCATTACCCGCAGGACGTTCCCGTCGCTGGCCATTTGAGCATATATGCACATTATTACGTGAACTGATAAAACACACGCCGGGCGATTTTGGTTATCAGCGTTCCCGTTGGAGTACGGAACTGATGGCAATAAAAATCAGAGAGATAACAGGCTGCTGCCTGCATGCTTCGACGGTGCGTCGCTGGTTACCCGCCGCCGGTCTGGTGTGGCGCAGAACCGCGCCCACACTGCATATTCGCGACCCGCACAAAGATGAAAAAATGGCGGCAATCCACAAAGCGCTGGACGAATGTAGTGCAGAGCATCCGGTGTTTTACGAAGATGAGGTGGATATCCATCTCAATCCTAAAATCGGTGCAGACTGGCAGAGACGGGGCCATCAGAAACGCGTTGCCACACCGGGGCAGAACGAAAAATATTATCTAGCGGGAGCACTCCACAGCAGTAGCGGCCGGGTCAGTTATGTGGGTGGCAGCAGTAAAAGTTCGGTGCTGTTCATCGCCCTACTAAAACACCTGAAAGCGACTTACCGGCGGGCAAAAACCATCACGTTAATCGTTGATAACTATATTATTCACAAGAGCAGAGAAACGCTGCGTTGGCTGAAGTGCAACCCGAAGTTCAGAGTCATTTATCAACCTGTTTACTCGCCGTGGGTTAATCACATTGAAAGGCTATGGCAGGCGCTGCACGAAACCATCACCCGGAATCATCAGTGCCGGTCAATGTGGAAACTGTTGAAAAAAGTACGCCACTTTATGGAAACCGTCAGTCCATTTCCCGGTGGCAAACACGGACTGGTAAAAGTGTAG
- a CDS encoding YfdY family protein yields MIYLWTFLTISILSVSGYVWQVMGVVASVSSFIGMVILAILIYYTTLWLTDGNEMITGFFLFLSPACGLIFRFMVGYGKR; encoded by the coding sequence ATGATCTATCTATGGACTTTTCTTACAATTAGTATATTGTCCGTGAGTGGCTACGTCTGGCAGGTCATGGGGGTTGTCGCATCTGTCAGCTCTTTTATTGGAATGGTCATTCTGGCAATATTAATATATTATACTACCTTATGGTTGACTGATGGAAATGAAATGATCACGGGTTTTTTCCTTTTCCTGTCACCAGCCTGTGGTTTGATTTTCCGGTTTATGGTGGGATATGGTAAGCGGTAA
- a CDS encoding YgdI/YgdR family lipoprotein, whose amino-acid sequence MKKVMLAIFLASFTIFAITACSSNQAIKTTDGRTIVTNGKPSIDNDTGLVSYKDAQTGKTEQINRDQITNMSELDN is encoded by the coding sequence ATGAAAAAAGTTATGCTGGCCATTTTTTTAGCTTCATTTACTATTTTCGCCATAACAGCCTGCTCTTCTAATCAGGCTATAAAGACTACCGATGGGCGTACTATCGTAACCAACGGAAAACCAAGTATTGATAACGATACAGGACTGGTTTCTTACAAGGATGCCCAGACAGGGAAAACCGAGCAGATAAATCGTGATCAGATTACTAACATGAGTGAGCTGGATAATTAA
- a CDS encoding IS5 family transposase (programmed frameshift) codes for MARYDLPDEAWTIIKPLLPPEPATRPAGRPWAEHRKIINGMFWVLCSGAPWRDLPERYGPWKTVYNRFNRWSKSGVINIIFNRLLSLLDANGFVDWSATALDGSNIRALKCAAGGSKKHPDIDGDNGLGRSRGGFGTKIHLATDGSGLPLNIVLSPGQAHESLFAQRLLDGIGVQRQNGSMKRRGHAVLADKAYSGHALRNELKNNGIKAVILRKSNEKMASDGRAKLDRDAYRNRNVVERCFGRLKEYRRIATRYDKTARNYLAMVKLGCIRLFYQRLRN; via the exons ATGGCTCGCTACGACCTTCCCGATGAAGCATGGACCATCATCAAGCCCCTGTTGCCTCCTGAACCTGCTACACGACCAGCCGGACGCCCATGGGCTGAGCATCGTAAAATTATTAATGGCATGTTCTGGGTGTTGTGTTCCGGTGCTCCATGGCGTGATTTGCCCGAACGATATGGGCCATGGAAAACGGTTTATAACCGCTTTAACCGGTGGTCAAAGTCAGGCGTGATTAACATTATTTTCAACAGGTTACTTTCACTACTTGATGCGAACGGCTTTGTTGACTGGTCTGCCACCGCGCTGGATGGCAGTAATATCCGGGCGCTGAAATGTGCCGCTGGTG GCTCAAAAAAGCATCCTGATATCGACGGAGATAATGGGCTGGGTCGCTCTCGCGGCGGTTTCGGCACCAAAATCCATCTGGCAACAGACGGAAGCGGTCTCCCGTTAAATATCGTGTTAAGCCCCGGGCAGGCTCATGAAAGCCTGTTCGCGCAACGACTTCTGGACGGTATTGGCGTTCAGCGTCAGAACGGCAGCATGAAACGCCGTGGTCATGCAGTACTGGCCGACAAAGCGTACTCCGGACACGCATTACGCAATGAGCTGAAAAACAACGGCATAAAGGCAGTTATCCTCCGAAAATCAAATGAGAAAATGGCATCGGATGGACGTGCGAAGCTTGATCGTGATGCGTACCGAAATCGTAACGTCGTTGAACGGTGCTTTGGCCGCCTGAAAGAATATCGTCGCATCGCTACTCGTTACGACAAAACGGCGAGAAATTATCTGGCAATGGTGAAACTGGGCTGCATCCGACTCTTTTATCAACGGTTACGTAATTAA
- a CDS encoding DUF6387 family protein, with protein MPKITQKQKVELTRWFKPGNYLALKDLTLRELYYEFVLRREMHERYQEAAESPDAEWLLPDVNKSQEKLIFGGNPILIKNVDFIESEDLLEDFHVKPLTVKRVNLLIRNIKKVAGVQSDKHNTLAPEQTDMLEMSFTRFNLESLKKGAEQSANTGREINPALKNMWERRIKKAREQIYLQIDLGCVP; from the coding sequence ATGCCAAAGATAACCCAAAAACAAAAGGTAGAGTTGACCAGGTGGTTTAAACCTGGCAACTATCTGGCGCTGAAAGACCTGACCCTCCGGGAACTGTACTATGAGTTCGTTCTTCGGCGTGAAATGCACGAACGCTATCAGGAAGCGGCTGAGTCCCCGGATGCTGAGTGGCTGCTGCCAGATGTGAACAAGAGTCAGGAAAAGCTGATTTTTGGTGGTAACCCGATACTTATCAAAAATGTTGATTTCATTGAGTCAGAGGATTTGCTTGAGGATTTTCATGTAAAACCGCTTACAGTTAAGCGGGTAAATTTGTTGATACGCAATATCAAAAAAGTGGCGGGTGTGCAATCCGACAAGCACAATACCCTGGCACCAGAACAAACAGACATGCTTGAAATGTCGTTTACCCGATTTAACCTGGAAAGTTTAAAAAAAGGGGCTGAACAATCAGCCAACACAGGTCGTGAGATTAATCCTGCGCTTAAAAACATGTGGGAACGCCGGATAAAAAAGGCCAGGGAACAGATCTACCTGCAAATCGATTTAGGCTGTGTCCCTTAA